One segment of Solanum lycopersicum chromosome 1, SLM_r2.1 DNA contains the following:
- the LOC138341823 gene encoding uncharacterized protein → MHLDVDVHGDFHVHICIHVVIQVYIDIDVHIDIEVHVNIYVDIHVHIDIHVDVHVDIHIDIAIDIDVQIDVHIDINVNVDTDIHVNIQVEIYVRFEVDFYIHVFAHIDVHVHVHIDIDVNVDVELTIDVHGHVYIDIDIDVHINVDINDYTIIYIDIYIDYHLNIDIDIDVHIHIDIYVYIDIDIDFNVHIDIYIDVHVDNDVHHIDINIHLDIDIHAHIDFCVDVHVDIHIDVHFDVCSDVYLR, encoded by the exons ATGCACcttgatgttgacgttcacgGTGATTTTCACGTTCACATTTGTATTCACGTTGTCATTCAAGTTTACATTGatattgacgttcacattgacattgaaGTTCACGTTAACATTTACGTTGACATtcacgttcacattgacattcatgtAGATGTTCACGTTGATATTCACATTGACATTGccattgacattgacgttcagATTGATGTTCATATTGACATTAACGTTAATGTTGACACTGACATTCATGTTAATATTCAAGTTGAAATTTATGTTAGATTTGAG GTTGATTTTTACATTCACGTTTTCGCGCATATTGATGTTCACGTtcacgttcacattgacattgatgttaaTGTTGATGTTGAATTAAC gattgatgttcatggtcacgtttacattgacattgatattGATGTTCACATTAACGTTGACATTAATGATTACACTATCATTTACATTGATATTTATATAGACTATCATCttaacattgacattgacattgacgttcacattcacattgacatttacgtttatattgacattgacattgacttTAATGTTCAT ATTgacatttacattgatgttcatgttgacaaTGACGTTCACCACATTGACATTAACATTCACcttgacattgacattcacgCTCATATTGACTTTTGTGTAGATGTTCACGTTGATATCCACATTGATGTTCACTTTGATGTTTGCAGTGATGTATATTtacgttga